One stretch of Siphonobacter curvatus DNA includes these proteins:
- a CDS encoding M61 family metallopeptidase, with amino-acid sequence MSQNHIEYTLRMPEPATHYFQVAMHVSEFVHPTIQKQGYIDVKLPVWTPGSYLVREYAKNLDRLEAHANGVKTDVRKIRKNVWRVSLPDDTHDLTITYYLYANELTVRTNFLDDQHGYATGAATFLYADEFKDQPADLVVEPYRDWTRVSVALPALPGKPFTYRAENYDLLVDSPIEIGTHQVLHFEACGIPHEIALVGTHAPVDEEQLKADYKRICEAALTVVGTHPCQRYLFIVHHTTGGSGGLEHLHCTTLQTNRNTYAQESLYANFLGLVAHEYFHLWNVKRIRPIELGPFDYENENYTHQLWVAEGFTSMYDNHILRRAGLSSVDKYLADVANDFTYVVNTPGTRMQSLAEASWDAWIKYYRPNENSINSQSSYYTKGAAVTTLLNLEILQATAGQRSLDDVLRSLYQTYYLGENRGFTEQEIQTAIEQVAGRGMEPFFQDYIWGTAPLDFDRYLQYVGCHLENELDPELAYLGIHLAAGRPTIQHILKDSPAYQIGLNVFDELISIDGQPITDLPRFLATKQPKEEVLIEVRRAEMIRIFEVELQANPVQKLVIVRNENPNPEQIELFNKWVWLGSEIA; translated from the coding sequence ATGAGTCAAAATCATATAGAGTATACCCTCCGCATGCCGGAACCCGCTACGCATTATTTTCAGGTAGCGATGCACGTTTCGGAATTCGTTCATCCAACCATTCAGAAGCAAGGGTACATTGATGTTAAGTTGCCAGTATGGACACCCGGTTCCTATCTGGTACGGGAATATGCCAAGAATCTAGACCGCCTCGAAGCACACGCGAATGGAGTAAAAACCGACGTTCGTAAGATACGAAAGAATGTCTGGCGGGTTTCCCTGCCCGACGATACGCATGACCTTACCATTACGTACTACCTGTACGCCAATGAATTAACCGTACGGACGAATTTTCTGGACGATCAACACGGCTACGCTACCGGAGCCGCTACCTTCCTGTATGCCGACGAATTTAAGGATCAGCCCGCTGATCTGGTCGTTGAGCCGTACCGGGACTGGACCCGCGTATCAGTAGCTCTGCCTGCCTTACCCGGAAAACCCTTTACGTACCGGGCCGAGAATTATGATCTGCTGGTAGACTCCCCCATTGAGATCGGTACGCATCAGGTGCTCCATTTTGAAGCCTGTGGCATTCCCCATGAGATTGCCTTAGTGGGTACGCACGCTCCCGTGGATGAAGAACAACTGAAGGCCGATTACAAACGGATCTGCGAAGCCGCTCTGACGGTTGTAGGTACGCACCCCTGTCAGCGGTATTTATTCATCGTACACCATACGACCGGTGGCAGCGGTGGACTAGAACACCTGCACTGTACCACTCTTCAGACGAACCGGAATACGTACGCTCAGGAATCGTTGTATGCGAACTTCCTGGGATTGGTTGCTCACGAATATTTTCACCTCTGGAACGTCAAACGAATTCGGCCCATTGAGCTGGGGCCTTTCGACTACGAGAACGAAAACTATACGCACCAACTCTGGGTAGCTGAGGGCTTCACCAGTATGTACGACAATCACATTCTACGGCGGGCGGGCTTGAGTTCCGTAGATAAATACTTGGCCGACGTAGCCAACGATTTTACCTACGTGGTGAACACGCCCGGTACGCGGATGCAGTCGCTCGCGGAAGCAAGCTGGGATGCTTGGATCAAGTACTATCGACCCAACGAAAATTCGATCAATAGTCAGAGTTCTTACTACACCAAGGGAGCAGCCGTAACTACGTTGCTTAATCTGGAAATTCTCCAGGCTACTGCGGGTCAGCGATCCTTGGACGATGTCTTGCGATCACTCTACCAAACGTATTACCTCGGAGAAAATCGTGGCTTTACCGAGCAGGAAATTCAGACGGCGATTGAGCAGGTCGCGGGCCGGGGAATGGAACCCTTTTTCCAAGACTATATCTGGGGTACGGCTCCGCTGGACTTTGATCGATACCTGCAATACGTAGGTTGTCATTTGGAAAATGAACTCGATCCTGAACTGGCGTATCTGGGTATTCACTTGGCTGCTGGCCGGCCCACCATTCAGCACATACTGAAAGACTCCCCCGCCTATCAAATAGGTTTAAATGTCTTTGACGAACTGATCAGTATCGATGGACAACCGATCACGGATTTGCCGCGGTTTCTAGCGACCAAACAACCGAAAGAGGAAGTGCTCATCGAAGTTCGTCGGGCGGAAATGATTCGAATTTTTGAAGTGGAATTGCAGGCAAATCCAGTACAGAAATTAGTCATCGTTCGGAATGAAAACCCTAATCCAGAACAAATCGAATTGTTCAATAAATGGGTATGGCTAGGTTCAGAAATCGCTTAA
- a CDS encoding tetratricopeptide repeat protein → MRTLLPLFLLFLMAACGKQRDQEAYQFFLRGNDQLLRQDYAQAERFYTEALQKKPEFPEALTNRGLAYIQQANYEKALSDLNNSLKINPKLGSTYQNRGNLFSMQGEYANALRDLEEAVKFIPDSSTAWAFLGNAQYMTGQEDLAMSSFQKAEQLRPSDYTTYAFRGWVYVLRKEYDKARQDFESVLKYRPNEPSTVNNLSMVTTQLGDPKKGLEWADRAVKITEGKLLAYSVNNRAYALLELNRLDEAKAELNRSLRLDDNNAWAYRNLGLYYFKKQQFAQAMDALKKAEQMDPSVENLYFYLGNTSQASGKNQEACTYWKKGATLKEKKSIEAAKGCS, encoded by the coding sequence ATGCGAACACTCCTTCCATTATTCCTACTTTTTTTGATGGCCGCCTGCGGAAAACAACGCGATCAGGAGGCTTATCAGTTTTTTTTACGCGGTAATGATCAACTTCTCCGACAAGATTACGCCCAAGCTGAGCGTTTTTATACGGAAGCCCTTCAGAAAAAACCGGAATTTCCGGAGGCTTTAACCAACCGAGGACTGGCCTATATTCAGCAGGCTAACTACGAGAAAGCCCTGAGTGATTTGAATAACTCCCTGAAGATCAACCCTAAATTAGGTAGTACATATCAGAACCGTGGGAACCTTTTCTCCATGCAGGGTGAATATGCTAATGCCCTACGCGACCTAGAAGAAGCAGTAAAATTCATTCCCGATTCTTCTACAGCCTGGGCATTCTTGGGTAACGCCCAGTATATGACGGGACAGGAAGATTTAGCCATGTCCTCTTTCCAAAAAGCGGAACAGCTTCGGCCTTCTGACTATACCACCTATGCTTTCCGTGGATGGGTGTACGTATTACGTAAAGAGTACGATAAAGCCCGACAAGATTTTGAGAGCGTGCTGAAGTACAGACCCAATGAACCGAGTACCGTTAATAATTTATCCATGGTCACTACGCAATTAGGTGATCCGAAGAAGGGACTTGAATGGGCTGATCGAGCCGTAAAGATTACGGAGGGCAAGCTCCTCGCCTACTCCGTTAATAACCGGGCCTATGCCTTACTTGAACTCAATCGGCTCGATGAAGCAAAAGCAGAACTCAATCGTTCCCTACGGTTGGACGATAATAACGCATGGGCGTACCGTAATCTTGGGCTATATTATTTCAAAAAGCAGCAGTTTGCCCAAGCCATGGATGCATTGAAGAAAGCAGAACAAATGGATCCATCCGTTGAAAACCTATACTTCTACTTGGGGAATACGTCCCAGGCCAGCGGAAAAAACCAGGAAGCCTGCACGTACTGGAAGAAAGGGGCCACGTTAAAGGAAAAGAAATCCATCGAGGCAGCGAAAGGCTGTTCCTGA
- a CDS encoding TonB-dependent receptor: MSHHITIRHFIHSLGLVSLLSVAAVAQNRGKVTPAEGEIQSGEIDIVRERKISLTTQNRNFEKIPASQAARPNRQPLKYQFTDQKLMVAPQKFNPVVTELPKSQNDQALYNSEVKIGAGNYGRFYAEANVNSRNDLPYGIHIKARHNSTATGPVDGRNSGTSQQLIQVGGKYATNSFKLDGTIGYDRNQFYFYGYQRTPETPTRENIRQTLNNFNVGIGIENTKKDAVIDYSIKTRLRTLSTFTQANEYDWGTNLKATFPINAQFFAHLAGDAYVTQRNDSLTNSRNLFRIKPTFQYRTDRFSVLAGINVVHETDNLNELTKPTHAYPVLELDLMPVEDIHIFAGYQGDVHRNTLASLTDENQFLAPNVRLLNTEKVHDIYLGTKGLIAGGFSYEAKVSFGRYRNLYVFNNSGRDTSRFEVLYDQPLDRGMSNVINVSGQLNYQHEDWWRSFLKFDVYGYELKQLETAWHRPNFTATWSNTLTFNKKLIVATDFYVISGLQGRNPVSQQVRKLPAIFDLNLRTTYLITDRISGFVGINNILGKNYERYQYYKQQGVNFLAGVSYQF; encoded by the coding sequence ATGAGTCATCACATCACAATTCGCCATTTCATCCACTCGCTGGGACTGGTGAGTTTACTGAGCGTTGCGGCGGTCGCTCAGAATAGAGGAAAAGTTACGCCAGCGGAAGGCGAAATTCAATCGGGGGAAATTGACATTGTTCGCGAACGGAAAATCTCGCTGACGACTCAAAACCGGAACTTCGAGAAAATCCCGGCTAGTCAGGCTGCTCGTCCCAACCGTCAACCTCTGAAGTACCAGTTCACCGATCAAAAGCTGATGGTGGCTCCGCAGAAGTTCAATCCCGTCGTGACGGAACTGCCCAAATCGCAGAACGACCAGGCCCTGTATAACTCCGAAGTGAAAATTGGAGCCGGGAACTACGGACGTTTCTACGCGGAGGCCAATGTGAATTCTCGGAATGATCTGCCGTATGGCATTCACATCAAGGCTCGCCACAACTCCACGGCTACCGGTCCCGTAGACGGCCGTAACTCCGGTACGAGTCAACAACTCATTCAGGTGGGGGGTAAGTACGCCACAAACAGCTTCAAGCTCGACGGTACCATTGGTTACGATCGCAATCAGTTTTACTTCTACGGTTATCAGCGGACCCCGGAAACGCCTACGCGGGAAAACATCCGGCAAACGCTCAATAACTTCAACGTAGGAATTGGCATCGAAAACACGAAGAAGGATGCCGTGATTGATTATTCGATCAAGACTCGCTTACGGACGCTGAGTACCTTCACCCAAGCGAATGAATACGATTGGGGTACCAACCTGAAGGCTACCTTTCCCATCAATGCTCAGTTCTTTGCTCATCTGGCCGGTGATGCGTACGTAACCCAACGGAATGATTCATTAACCAATAGTCGAAATCTCTTCCGCATCAAACCGACGTTCCAGTACCGTACCGATCGTTTCAGCGTACTGGCGGGAATCAACGTCGTACACGAAACAGATAACCTGAACGAGTTGACCAAACCCACGCACGCGTATCCAGTATTGGAACTGGATCTGATGCCCGTCGAGGATATTCACATCTTTGCGGGCTACCAGGGGGATGTACACCGGAACACGCTGGCCAGCTTGACCGACGAAAATCAATTCCTGGCTCCCAATGTACGGCTGCTGAATACGGAGAAAGTACACGACATTTACCTGGGTACGAAAGGACTTATAGCGGGCGGTTTTAGCTATGAGGCGAAGGTGTCTTTCGGTCGTTACCGGAATCTGTACGTATTTAACAACTCGGGTCGTGATACCTCCCGTTTCGAGGTCCTCTACGATCAGCCCCTGGATCGAGGGATGTCCAACGTCATTAATGTATCCGGACAACTCAACTACCAGCACGAAGACTGGTGGCGGTCCTTCCTCAAGTTCGACGTATACGGGTACGAACTTAAGCAACTGGAAACGGCTTGGCACCGTCCGAACTTTACGGCTACCTGGAGTAATACGCTTACCTTTAATAAGAAGTTGATTGTGGCGACGGATTTTTACGTGATCTCGGGTTTGCAGGGACGTAATCCCGTTTCACAGCAGGTTCGTAAACTACCGGCTATTTTCGACCTGAACCTGCGGACAACCTATCTGATCACTGATCGGATTTCGGGCTTTGTGGGTATCAACAACATTCTTGGTAAAAACTACGAACGCTATCAGTACTATAAACAGCAGGGGGTTAACTTCCTGGCGGGCGTTTCGTACCAGTTTTAG
- a CDS encoding tetratricopeptide repeat protein, with protein sequence MRTRRLSLVGSCLLSLYSGQALWAQNTLNYTTPDAHYRSGIEFVEKKNYASARQEFQRFLETNKGLLTSNDLNAVNAEYYIAMSALYLNQAEAEILAERFIKNHGDHPAARQLYADLGNFYYNSGDYAKAIPYLEKASGTEAAFKLGMAQYYNQNYESALKAFDPVKGGASEYASAASYYSGVIEYNNGNYPAAISDFRRIENSKDFGNEVPGWIAHSYYRQGQYDPLLSYAEPILRKGNKSGKRLDELSLLVADVYFQKGNYAKAAEYYKMHTNFRGGKLPVPAAYRYGYSLYRQNDFNGAIAALKPLAASKDTVGQYSSYYMGISYLNTENLQYSLAALDQARKLSFNKSVQEDAAFNHAKVQLDLGNGNESVKEFDQFIKTYPNSAYLNESKELRGEGLLLSNNYALILDYLDKERNLTAKQRNQYQQAAYNLGINAFNAERFDQAIVSFDKSLKYTDNRDLSVAARFWKAEAISAQQKYAEVIPQYTQLIASSDNSTIVPDFRIRSRYGLGYAYYNTREYDKASTQFKAYTDAVRGLPAEDRRNYEDAMIRLADTYLVAKRYDEATRIYDQVVVTGKSDKDNALYNKGISLLYTDKYAEARTTLNQLLNQYPNSAYVDDAMFQLGMVELNQQNYTGAVSQFTRLIQRQPQSPILHAGYLQRAIAYSNLKKYDEAIADYQVILTKYATSKSAESALLGVQDALNSVGRPEEFSSIIKGYEQSNPSDGSLEKIKYDAAKNMYFSEKYAQAITAIQEFLQKYPNSSSAPEALYYLADSYYRTEDRTSALQYFYRVIRDNKTQFVGRAAQRAAELEYQNENYRGAVSNYQTLLRSSTNKKDQVAAQLGLMDAYYKLAKYDSSSVYAKDVINGGNAVMGAQNRAQLFSGKIALARNDSKKAIEEFEKTAKLAKDSYGAEAIYNVALILYKEKKCKESRDKIINELKEQFTDQQWIDRGFLLLADVYVCLNEAFQAKALLNTIIEGAEDKTIVEEARKKLAALK encoded by the coding sequence ATGCGTACACGTCGCTTGTCCCTGGTGGGATCGTGCCTACTATCGCTGTATTCGGGTCAGGCTTTGTGGGCCCAGAATACACTCAATTACACCACACCCGATGCACATTATCGATCTGGTATCGAGTTTGTCGAAAAGAAAAATTACGCTTCTGCCCGCCAAGAGTTTCAGCGTTTTCTCGAAACCAACAAAGGCCTGCTGACGAGCAATGACCTCAATGCGGTCAATGCGGAGTACTACATTGCCATGTCGGCCCTGTATCTGAATCAGGCCGAAGCCGAAATTCTGGCCGAGCGGTTCATCAAAAACCACGGGGATCATCCAGCGGCCCGTCAGCTCTACGCTGATTTGGGCAATTTTTATTACAACAGTGGCGATTATGCGAAAGCTATTCCCTACCTGGAGAAAGCCAGTGGTACCGAAGCCGCTTTTAAATTGGGGATGGCTCAGTACTACAACCAGAACTATGAATCGGCTCTGAAAGCCTTCGATCCGGTGAAAGGGGGGGCTAGTGAATACGCGTCAGCGGCCAGCTACTACTCCGGCGTCATTGAATACAACAATGGCAATTACCCAGCGGCCATTTCCGATTTTCGCCGCATTGAAAACTCCAAGGACTTTGGTAACGAAGTACCCGGCTGGATCGCCCATTCGTACTATCGGCAGGGCCAATACGATCCGCTGCTGAGCTACGCCGAACCCATTTTACGGAAAGGCAACAAATCGGGCAAGCGACTTGATGAGCTGTCGTTACTCGTGGCCGATGTGTACTTCCAGAAAGGAAACTACGCCAAAGCAGCCGAGTACTATAAAATGCACACGAATTTCCGGGGTGGTAAATTGCCCGTTCCGGCGGCGTACCGATATGGATACTCGTTGTATCGCCAAAATGATTTTAACGGAGCCATCGCTGCCTTGAAACCGCTGGCCGCTTCAAAAGATACCGTGGGTCAGTATTCCTCGTATTACATGGGCATCAGCTATCTGAATACGGAAAACCTCCAGTACTCTCTGGCGGCTCTGGATCAGGCCCGCAAACTGAGCTTTAATAAATCCGTACAGGAAGATGCGGCCTTCAACCACGCCAAGGTACAGCTGGATCTGGGTAATGGAAATGAGTCGGTCAAGGAATTCGATCAGTTCATCAAAACGTATCCTAACAGTGCCTACCTCAATGAAAGCAAGGAACTGCGAGGGGAAGGCTTACTGCTTTCTAATAACTACGCTCTGATTCTGGATTATCTGGATAAAGAGCGTAACCTGACGGCCAAACAACGCAATCAGTACCAGCAGGCGGCCTATAACCTAGGCATTAATGCCTTTAATGCGGAACGTTTTGATCAGGCCATCGTCTCATTTGATAAATCACTAAAGTATACCGACAATCGGGATCTGTCCGTTGCCGCCCGTTTCTGGAAGGCGGAAGCCATATCCGCTCAGCAGAAGTACGCCGAGGTGATTCCGCAGTATACCCAGCTCATTGCCAGTTCGGATAATTCGACCATTGTTCCCGACTTCCGAATCCGGAGTCGGTACGGTTTGGGTTATGCCTATTACAACACGCGGGAATACGACAAGGCCTCTACCCAGTTTAAAGCCTATACCGACGCCGTTCGGGGACTGCCCGCCGAAGATCGCCGGAATTACGAAGATGCCATGATCCGGCTGGCCGATACCTACCTGGTGGCCAAACGCTACGATGAGGCGACCCGGATTTATGATCAGGTCGTTGTGACCGGAAAGTCGGACAAGGACAATGCTTTGTACAATAAAGGGATTTCGCTTCTCTACACGGACAAATACGCGGAGGCCCGTACGACTCTCAACCAGTTACTGAATCAGTATCCCAATTCCGCTTACGTGGATGATGCGATGTTCCAGCTGGGAATGGTCGAACTCAACCAGCAGAACTACACGGGTGCTGTAAGCCAGTTTACCCGCCTGATTCAGCGGCAACCCCAGAGTCCCATTCTGCACGCCGGCTATCTGCAACGGGCGATTGCCTACAGTAACCTGAAAAAGTACGACGAAGCGATTGCCGATTATCAGGTGATTCTAACTAAATACGCGACTTCCAAAAGTGCCGAGTCGGCTTTATTAGGCGTACAGGATGCCTTGAATTCCGTGGGTCGTCCGGAAGAGTTCAGCTCCATCATCAAGGGTTACGAACAAAGCAATCCTTCGGATGGATCGTTGGAGAAGATCAAGTACGACGCGGCCAAGAATATGTACTTCAGCGAGAAATACGCTCAGGCCATTACCGCCATTCAGGAATTCCTGCAAAAATATCCCAATAGTAGCTCGGCTCCCGAAGCGCTGTATTACCTGGCGGATTCGTACTACCGCACCGAAGACCGCACCAGTGCTCTGCAATACTTCTACCGCGTTATTCGGGATAATAAGACGCAGTTTGTCGGACGGGCAGCTCAACGGGCGGCTGAACTGGAATACCAGAACGAAAATTACCGGGGAGCCGTCAGTAACTACCAAACCCTGTTACGCAGCTCCACCAACAAAAAGGATCAGGTAGCCGCTCAGCTGGGTTTGATGGATGCGTATTACAAACTCGCCAAGTATGACTCTTCTTCCGTATACGCCAAAGACGTGATTAACGGAGGAAACGCCGTGATGGGTGCTCAGAACCGGGCTCAGCTGTTTTCGGGTAAGATTGCCCTGGCCCGAAATGATTCGAAGAAGGCCATCGAAGAATTTGAGAAAACGGCTAAACTCGCCAAGGATTCCTACGGGGCCGAAGCGATTTACAACGTAGCCCTGATTCTATACAAGGAAAAGAAATGTAAAGAATCTCGCGATAAAATTATTAATGAGCTGAAAGAGCAGTTTACCGATCAGCAGTGGATTGACCGGGGTTTCTTGTTGCTGGCGGATGTGTACGTCTGTCTGAACGAAGCATTTCAGGCTAAAGCTCTGTTGAATACGATTATCGAAGGAGCCGAGGATAAAACCATCGTGGAGGAAGCTCGCAAAAAGCTGGCTGCTCTGAAATAA
- the gap gene encoding type I glyceraldehyde-3-phosphate dehydrogenase yields MAKVRVAINGFGRIGRLSFRRLLEKENVEIVAINDLTDNATLAHLLKYDSVHGKFAGTVESDSESLTVNGNKIHAYAERDPKLLPWGDLNIDVVIESTGRFVDEAGAGQHLTAGAKKVVISAPAKGNVKTVVLGVNDDTLNADDKIISNASCTTNCLAPMAKVIDDTFGIEKGYMTTVHAYTADQNLQDAPHSDLRRARAAALSIIPTSTGAAKAIGLVLPNLKGKLDGSALRVPTPTGSVTDLTLVLKKEATAEEINAAMKAAAEGPMKGYLFYATDPIVSADIVGDSHSCIFDSELTSSQGTLVKIVGWYDNEAGYSSRIADLVAKIGA; encoded by the coding sequence ATGGCCAAAGTACGTGTCGCAATCAACGGGTTCGGACGCATTGGAAGACTCTCCTTCCGTCGTTTATTGGAAAAAGAAAACGTTGAGATTGTTGCTATCAATGATTTAACAGATAACGCAACCCTAGCTCATCTCCTTAAATACGATTCAGTACACGGTAAATTCGCAGGAACCGTTGAATCAGATTCAGAGAGCCTCACCGTTAACGGTAACAAAATTCACGCTTACGCTGAACGTGACCCAAAATTACTTCCCTGGGGAGATCTCAATATTGACGTAGTTATTGAATCAACGGGTCGCTTTGTAGATGAAGCCGGTGCTGGTCAGCACCTAACGGCCGGAGCTAAGAAAGTAGTAATCTCTGCTCCTGCGAAAGGAAACGTAAAGACGGTCGTATTGGGGGTTAACGACGATACACTGAACGCGGATGACAAAATCATCTCTAACGCTTCATGTACGACAAACTGCTTAGCTCCTATGGCAAAAGTAATCGACGACACCTTTGGTATCGAAAAAGGTTACATGACTACGGTACACGCGTATACGGCTGATCAGAACCTCCAGGATGCCCCCCACAGCGATTTACGCCGTGCTCGTGCTGCTGCTCTTTCGATCATCCCGACTTCTACGGGTGCTGCTAAAGCAATTGGACTGGTGTTACCTAACCTGAAAGGTAAACTGGATGGTTCTGCACTCCGCGTACCTACTCCTACCGGTTCTGTAACCGATCTGACGCTCGTATTGAAGAAAGAAGCTACGGCTGAAGAAATCAATGCTGCGATGAAAGCTGCTGCTGAAGGCCCCATGAAAGGATACCTGTTCTATGCAACGGATCCTATCGTATCTGCCGATATCGTAGGCGATTCTCACTCTTGTATCTTCGACTCAGAATTAACTTCTAGCCAAGGTACACTCGTGAAAATCGTAGGTTGGTATGATAACGAAGCTGGTTACTCTAGCCGCATCGCTGACCTGGTAGCTAAGATTGGTGCTTAA
- a CDS encoding bifunctional folylpolyglutamate synthase/dihydrofolate synthase: MTYQETLAYLYQQLPVFHLAGKQAYKPGLLTTEILLEHLGNPHRKFKTIHVAGTNGKGSSSHMLSAILQEAGYKTGLYTSPHLKDYTERFKINGVAIDPERVVAFVEENRMFIQSVTPSFFELSVALAFYEFARQEVDIAVIEVGMGGRLDSTNVIVPEVALITNIGWDHADVLGDTLPKIAAEKAGIMKAGVPVVISERQPETNEVFHAKADVLGAPLTFASDLYTVQTEVIKAGKKVLTIESMEAIQTIELDLLGSYQAKNVLGVLETTRVLTQLGYEITQEHTRRALAQVVSLTGLKGRWQQLSTQPLTYADTGHNEPGIREVFKTIASINYQHLWFVLGFVADKDLSKILPLYPTQARYVFCQASTPRALPAEALKKLAAKYGLSGETIPDVNEALAYVRAQAEVRDLIVVGGSTFVVADLNEL; encoded by the coding sequence ATGACTTATCAGGAAACCCTCGCGTATCTGTATCAGCAGTTGCCCGTCTTTCACTTGGCAGGTAAGCAGGCGTATAAACCCGGCCTGCTTACAACCGAAATCTTACTGGAACATTTAGGGAACCCCCATCGGAAGTTTAAGACTATTCACGTGGCGGGGACCAATGGAAAGGGGAGTTCCTCTCACATGCTTTCGGCCATTTTGCAGGAAGCGGGTTATAAAACGGGGTTGTATACTTCGCCCCATTTAAAAGACTACACCGAACGGTTCAAGATTAATGGCGTGGCTATTGACCCCGAGCGAGTGGTTGCTTTTGTGGAGGAGAACCGAATGTTTATTCAATCGGTCACGCCATCCTTCTTTGAATTAAGTGTTGCTTTAGCCTTTTACGAATTTGCCCGACAGGAAGTAGACATTGCAGTAATTGAAGTAGGCATGGGGGGGCGACTGGATTCTACGAATGTAATCGTACCGGAGGTAGCCTTAATTACGAATATTGGCTGGGACCATGCCGACGTTTTGGGAGATACCCTACCTAAAATTGCCGCCGAGAAAGCGGGTATTATGAAGGCTGGGGTACCCGTTGTCATTAGTGAACGACAACCCGAAACAAACGAAGTATTCCATGCCAAGGCCGATGTTTTGGGGGCTCCTCTGACGTTCGCTTCGGACCTCTATACCGTACAAACAGAAGTAATAAAGGCAGGCAAGAAAGTGCTTACCATTGAATCAATGGAAGCGATTCAAACTATAGAACTGGATCTCTTGGGAAGTTACCAGGCTAAGAATGTTTTGGGAGTATTGGAAACGACGCGTGTACTGACTCAATTGGGCTATGAGATCACCCAGGAACATACGCGGAGAGCCTTAGCACAGGTAGTGTCCTTAACGGGATTGAAAGGACGCTGGCAGCAGCTCTCTACACAGCCCTTAACTTATGCGGATACGGGGCATAATGAACCGGGTATTCGGGAAGTGTTCAAAACGATTGCTTCCATCAATTATCAGCATTTATGGTTTGTACTGGGTTTTGTAGCAGATAAAGACTTGTCAAAAATTCTTCCCTTATATCCAACGCAGGCCCGATACGTATTCTGTCAGGCCTCAACGCCTCGGGCTTTGCCAGCGGAAGCATTGAAGAAATTAGCCGCTAAGTACGGTTTAAGTGGAGAGACCATACCTGATGTAAATGAAGCATTGGCCTACGTTCGTGCTCAGGCAGAGGTTAGGGACTTAATTGTGGTGGGCGGAAGTACGTTTGTGGTAGCAGATCTTAATGAATTATAA
- a CDS encoding HU domain-containing protein → MATIPEHVKKLLFEQDCVVIPEFGGFIGNFDSATFLPSGSILPPRKRLVFNEMLQFDDGLLTNYVATVENRSREEVKVKVRAFVDQVRSQIRQQEQYQFDQLGVFTQNVEGKLVFEPAGKINFHGESFGFCEFTPAYKRPIKSVIAPSVTPVILEPEVEELPAPVAESITPVKRLSRWAAAAVVLIAVTLVGAWVTGQNKTTLSSMNPVSALDFSWLNAKKPASVAVVLPKQPAQAITVAQPLVKPQPLVATVEKVEEEEVKVEKKNTRKFLVVPSRVKTLDGADVAKGYYIVTGSFGGVKSATVMKKQLEADGFRVQMFRPRKGLVKVVIGEQLPTAAAAQEMAQKVGSHFHNNLWILKSLVD, encoded by the coding sequence ATGGCTACTATTCCTGAACACGTCAAAAAACTGCTTTTCGAACAAGATTGCGTCGTTATCCCGGAATTCGGGGGCTTTATCGGCAATTTTGATTCTGCCACGTTTTTACCCAGCGGTTCAATCTTACCACCGCGGAAACGACTCGTGTTCAACGAAATGTTGCAGTTCGATGATGGTTTGCTGACCAATTATGTAGCCACTGTTGAAAATCGGTCGCGGGAAGAGGTCAAGGTAAAAGTGCGGGCATTCGTGGATCAAGTACGTTCGCAGATTCGCCAGCAAGAGCAGTATCAATTTGATCAGCTGGGGGTGTTTACCCAGAATGTGGAAGGTAAGCTGGTATTTGAACCCGCGGGAAAGATCAATTTTCACGGGGAAAGCTTTGGATTCTGCGAATTTACACCGGCGTACAAGCGGCCGATCAAATCCGTAATAGCTCCATCGGTTACTCCCGTTATTCTGGAGCCCGAAGTAGAGGAATTACCCGCACCAGTCGCAGAAAGCATTACGCCCGTGAAGCGATTGAGCCGTTGGGCTGCTGCTGCGGTTGTATTGATTGCGGTGACGCTAGTAGGGGCCTGGGTGACGGGTCAGAATAAAACGACACTGAGTAGTATGAACCCCGTATCGGCCCTTGATTTCTCTTGGCTGAATGCGAAGAAACCCGCTAGCGTAGCGGTAGTACTACCCAAGCAACCGGCCCAAGCGATTACGGTAGCTCAACCGTTGGTGAAGCCTCAACCCTTAGTAGCTACGGTTGAAAAAGTTGAAGAAGAAGAAGTTAAAGTAGAGAAGAAAAATACAAGGAAGTTTTTGGTAGTCCCTTCCCGGGTGAAAACACTCGATGGAGCGGACGTTGCCAAAGGCTATTACATTGTAACCGGAAGCTTTGGTGGGGTAAAGTCAGCGACCGTGATGAAGAAACAACTTGAAGCAGATGGATTCCGGGTTCAAATGTTCCGTCCCAGGAAAGGTCTAGTGAAAGTAGTCATTGGGGAACAGTTACCCACGGCGGCGGCGGCTCAGGAAATGGCTCAAAAAGTGGGAAGTCATTTTCATAATAATCTCTGGATTCTGAAATCCTTGGTTGATTAA